The Microbacterium phyllosphaerae region CCTGCTCTTCGCGGCCGTCACCGCCTGCGCACCCTCGCTCGCTCCCGCGCTCCTGCTCCTGTGGGTCGTGGCGCTCGGCATCACTCTCGCCGGTGCCCGCATCCGCGGAGCCGTCCGTCTGCTCTGGGTGCCGGTGCCCGCCGCGATGCTCTTCGCGCCGCTGGTGCTCTGGCAGCTGACCCACGGCAGCCTCATCGCGGTGCTGGCCGATCCCGGATCCGTCTGGGCGGGCCCCTCCGCGGCGGCGGATGCGGCAGGCAGGCTCGCACTCGCCTCGGGATTCCCCACCGAGGGGATGGCCGGCTGGGCGTCGCTGCTCGGGGCCGAGCTCGCCCCGTGGGCCGGTGTGCTGCTGGCGCCGCTCGCGCTGCTGGCTCTGGTCTCGTCGGTCGCTCCGCGTTGGCGCGCCGGGATCACCCTCCTGGTCGTCGCTCTCTGCGGGCTCGCGACGGCGTTCCTCGCGGTCGGCATCACCGTCTCGTTCGCCGAGGGGGTGCCCGTCGCGATCTGGCCGGGGGCGGGGCTGAGTCTTGCGTGGATCGGAGTGACGGGCGCCGCCCTGGTGACGCTCGACACGGCGCTGACGATGCCGCGGGTCCGCGTGCTCAGCGCCGCGGTCGCCGGCCTGGCGGTCACGGTGTGCGCGGTTCCGGCGCTCGCAGCCTTCCACTACTCCGATGCGTCGGCGCTCCGAGACGGTCCGGTGTCGACTCTGCCCGCGTACGTGGCTGCGCAGGCGGGCGACGACAGGCCCATCGGGACGCTCGTCCTCACGCCGCAGAACGACGGCGGGCTCGCGACCGAAGTCGCCTGGGGTGGCAGCGAGACCCTGGGCGCACAGACCACGATGCTCTCCACGGCGACCGAACTCCAGGGCACCGATCTGACGACGCTGGCGGTCGACCTGCTCTCGGCGCGTGACTTCGACGCGGCGGGCGAGCTGGGAGACGAAGGCATCGCCTATGTGCTGCTCGCCAAGGTGTCGGACGACGAGTCCGATCGAGCTCGGATGCTGCGCACGGAGGCAGTGACGTCACTCGACCAGCGTGCGGGTTTCGTGCAGGCAGGGAAGACCGATCGCGGTGTGCTCTACCGGCTCGAAGCCGAGGCGTCGCCGCGTGCCGATCTCTCGCCCGCGCAGCAGGCGACAGCGCGGCTCGCGATCACTCTCCAGCTCGTGCTGGTCTTCGCCGCCCTGCTGCTGTCGGTCCCGACGCGCGCATCCAGGCGCGCCGCCCGCGCGAAATCGCGCATCGTGGGGCGCGCCGCGGATGAGCCGCTCGTGCTGTCGCGGCATCCGGAGGATCGCGACGACCATGATCATCCGGAAGCGCCATCCGGGGCGGTATCGCCGGCCGTCGAGACGACGGACCGCGCGGCCGACGAGGCGGTGACGGAGGTTCCGGAGGAATCGACGGCTGCCGAGGTCGCGCCGGATGCAGGGCTCGACTCCGAACCCGCCGGCGAGTCCGAATCGACGGGCGAGTCCGAATCGACGGGCGAGTCCGAACCGGCAGGCGAGTCCGAATCGACGGGCGAGTCCGAACCCGTAGGCGAGTCCGAGTCCGTCGGCGATTCCGATCTTCCCGTCGCGTCCGATGACGAAGCGCCGCCGACTGACGGCGCTGAACCTCAGTCGGCCGCGCACGAGGCGGCGGAGCGCGATGCCCCGACGGCGGACGAGAGTGAGCAGTCGACAGCAGATCTTTCCCGCGACGAAGACGAGGAGGAACGACGATGAGCACGAACCGTGCATTCCGAGTCGCCGCCACGGGCGCGCGAGTACTGACCGGGACCGTCGTCGCCGCTGCGTGCGTGGTCGGAGTCGTGGTCGCCATCGCCTCGCCGTGGCCCACCGTCGCTCACGGGCCCGCGCAGGCCCAGGTCACGCCTCTTCCCGGAGACACCGTTCTCGTGTGCAACGGAGACTTCCGGGCGATCGGCCGGAATCCGTCCGCGTCGCTCGAGATGGTGTCGGCCGCGACCCCGAAGCTGACCGTCGACGGGTCGTCCGGACGCCCCGAGTCCGATGCACTCCCGGCGAAGGACCTCGCCGACGGCGGATCCGCGCAACGTCTGGTCGGAGTCGTCGAGGGGAGGGAGGCACCGCGCATCGGTGCGACCGAGTCGGTCGCCCTCGACGAAGACGACCTGTTCGGACTCGCGGCTGCCCCCTGCCGTCCGGCCAGCATCGAGTCGTGGCTCGTCGGTGGCACGGTGGAGACCGGAACCGAAGATCTGATCGTCCTCACGAATCCCGGCGTCGTACCCTCGACGGTGACGCTGGGCCTCTACGGCTCTGTCCGAGCCTCGAGCACGGTCATCGTCCCCGCGCAGTCGCAGGTCGCGCTCCCGCTCACCTCGATCGCCGCGGGGTCGGACTACCCCGTCGTGAAGGTCACGGCGACGGGGTCGCCAGTGAGAGCCGTGCTGCAGTCCTCCCTCACGCGGACGCTCGATCCTGCCGGCGTCGACCTGCAGGACGCCGTGGCGGCACCCCAGAGACATCCCGTGCTGCCCGGCATCCGGGTTTTCGAGAACGACGGGGACAATTCCGACATGGCCGTCGTCCGATTGTTCTCTCCGGGCGCCGACGCGCAAGCCGTCGTCACACTCAGCGAGGTCGGGTCGTCTGCGACGGCCGCAGAACTGACGGTGCCGCTCGCCGCCGATGAGCCCACCGAGCTGTCGCTCTCGACGCTGCCGCCGGGGGAGTACACGGCGCGCATCGAGTCAGACGCACCCGTGCTGTCGGCGGTCCGACAACAGGACGGTGAAGGTCCCGAGACCGATTTCGC contains the following coding sequences:
- a CDS encoding DUF5719 family protein, translated to MSTNRAFRVAATGARVLTGTVVAAACVVGVVVAIASPWPTVAHGPAQAQVTPLPGDTVLVCNGDFRAIGRNPSASLEMVSAATPKLTVDGSSGRPESDALPAKDLADGGSAQRLVGVVEGREAPRIGATESVALDEDDLFGLAAAPCRPASIESWLVGGTVETGTEDLIVLTNPGVVPSTVTLGLYGSVRASSTVIVPAQSQVALPLTSIAAGSDYPVVKVTATGSPVRAVLQSSLTRTLDPAGVDLQDAVAAPQRHPVLPGIRVFENDGDNSDMAVVRLFSPGADAQAVVTLSEVGSSATAAELTVPLAADEPTELSLSTLPPGEYTARIESDAPVLSAVRQQDGEGPETDFAWVLPAPDVEDEVYVAVPAGPVPRLVLVNSEESDASVKVQPVGGGDPIEVTVPAGSSTKVTVKSRTVYSMTTSGPIHASLTMTAAGALAVWPVWPAVGAQQSITVYP
- a CDS encoding glycosyltransferase, yielding MPARVHAIIVARPGSSARAQLLRTLDALRSQTTPPAVITLVMCGDAASARESETVGAAVEGIIQARAHTSFADAIELARPRIAEGSAVWLLAQDTAPHRRALERLVGTLERSPSAAIVAPKLVHTDNDREIVSLGVTMTALGRSVELASGELDQGQHDGGDDVLGADIRGMLIRAEVRDPLRPDPALAGADQGLDLGVRARLGGGRVVLAPSARIAVSPDGPAALPAGRSRRAFVTRLAQLHRRLAYAPAIAVPLHWLTLLPLALWRSVTHLIGKRPEAVAPEWGAAVTAMFRFGAIARSRQSIRAFRTSSWSSISPLRVSRQDLHRRLDDGHGSEGGAVSELRFFSGGGAWAVLAALVVSIATFTTILAWPVLGGGALLPLRTTVAALWSDAAWGLRGLGADVIGPADPFAAVIAVLGSLWPAAPSFALVLLWILALPLAVLGGWFAATRVTDRAGLRIFAGIVWALAPTFLTALVDGRPTGVLVHLLLPWLFHAAVVAHRSWGAAGAASLLFAAVTACAPSLAPALLLLWVVALGITLAGARIRGAVRLLWVPVPAAMLFAPLVLWQLTHGSLIAVLADPGSVWAGPSAAADAAGRLALASGFPTEGMAGWASLLGAELAPWAGVLLAPLALLALVSSVAPRWRAGITLLVVALCGLATAFLAVGITVSFAEGVPVAIWPGAGLSLAWIGVTGAALVTLDTALTMPRVRVLSAAVAGLAVTVCAVPALAAFHYSDASALRDGPVSTLPAYVAAQAGDDRPIGTLVLTPQNDGGLATEVAWGGSETLGAQTTMLSTATELQGTDLTTLAVDLLSARDFDAAGELGDEGIAYVLLAKVSDDESDRARMLRTEAVTSLDQRAGFVQAGKTDRGVLYRLEAEASPRADLSPAQQATARLAITLQLVLVFAALLLSVPTRASRRAARAKSRIVGRAADEPLVLSRHPEDRDDHDHPEAPSGAVSPAVETTDRAADEAVTEVPEESTAAEVAPDAGLDSEPAGESESTGESESTGESEPAGESESTGESEPVGESESVGDSDLPVASDDEAPPTDGAEPQSAAHEAAERDAPTADESEQSTADLSRDEDEEERR